Proteins from a genomic interval of Acanthopagrus latus isolate v.2019 chromosome 7, fAcaLat1.1, whole genome shotgun sequence:
- the LOC119022315 gene encoding taste receptor type 1 member 1-like, which translates to MKHFFASLCLLGSFLHALAQCTAPASEFQLEGDYLIGGLFDIHHVDNPDYHDRPKMTDCSSKPFILSSYRRFQLMRFSVEEINNSSCLLPNVSLGYEIFDHCSDTQNFPGILKLISFNGVIQPRGESHKDLSKVMAVVGTYTSTNTLTVAPLLMMNLIPMVSYGAASSVFSIKQNFPSFLRTVHPNKDVIEVIVRILQHFKWRWVAFLNINDDYGNDGRELFRKMIKDTEICLAYTKGLNHETNYPLIFKQIEAQGIRIIIVFAAEWTAEALIESAIQLNITDKVWIAGDAWSLNKRLPKTKGIQNIGTVLGVSQPVVKIPGFNDFLYASKSQNRCENSEQQMFCNQVCNCSNLTANDVIGADPSFNFPVYSAVYAIAHALHNVLRCGSGRCDGNITVFPYMVLAELKKSNFTLLNRSIEFDENGDPKHGSYSILFWNYSGDAEVVGFYKFRPALQFFINNSKIQWYTKDKVPTSVCSQECPIGHAKKYDGIHECCFKCEICPNGTYVNSSEDPYKCFKCKETEWSAEGSTSCSLRVVEYIPFTDSGAIVIMVLAWVLVGLTAAMSVLFAINYNTPIVRSAGGPMCFLILGCLSLCSISVFFYFDKPTASFCVLRFLPFLLFYTVCLACFVVRSFQIVCIFKIAAKFPKLHIWWRKYHGQWLVITVAFGTQALLLLIGYSCAPPKPYNETVWYPDKIILSCDITLKATSSPVVLLLSLCCFCFIFSYMGKDLPKNYNEAKAITFCLLLLILTWIIFATVHVLYRGKYIETFNALAVLSSLYSFLLWYFFPKCYIIIFQSYKNTQQYFQGIIQDYTKTISQ; encoded by the exons atgaaacacttttttgcctctctgtgtctcctggGATCTTTTCTACATGCCTTGGCTCAATGCACTGCCCCAGCCTCTGAGTTTCAGCTGGAAGGAGATTATTTGATTGGTGGACTTTTTGACATTCATCATGTCGATAACCCTGATTATCATGACAGACCAAAAATGACTGACTGCTCCAG TAAACCCTTCATTCTGTCAAGTTATCGAAGGTTTCAGTTGATGAGATTCTCTGTAGAGGAAATCAATAACTCTTCCTGCCTACTGCCAAATGTATCTCTTGGCTACGAAATATTTGACCACTGCTCAGATACACAGAACTTCCCAGGAATTTTGAAACTCATCTCATTCAATGGCGTGATCCAACCAAGGGGTGAATCACACAAGGATCTGTCTAAAGTAATGGCAGTGGTCGGCACTTATACGAGCACTAACACACTGACTGTGGCTCCACTGCTTATGATGAATCTCATTCCTATG GTCAGTTATGGAGCTGCTAGTTCTGTCTTTTCAATAAAACAGAATTTCCCCTCTTTCCTGCGAACAGTGCATCCCAATAAAGACGTCATTGAAGTGATTGTTAGGATTCTACAGCACTTCAAGTGGCGCTGGGTTGCATTCCTTAACATCAATGATGATTATGGCAATGACGGACGGGAATTGTTCAGAAAGATGATTAAGGATACTGAGATTTGCCTGGCGTACACCAAAGGACTCAATCATGAGACAAATTATCCACTAATATTCAAACAGATAGAGGCACAGGGGATACGCATAATTATAGTTTTTGCTGCTGAATGGACTGCTGAAGCTCTCATTGAGTCAGCAATACAACTAAATATCACAGACAAGGTGTGGATAGCCGGAGATGCATGGTCCCTAAACAAGAGGCTCCCCAAGACGAAAGGAATCCAAAATATTGGAACTGTACTCGGAGTGTCTCAGCCAGTTGTGAAAATACCTGGTTTCAATGATTTTCTCTATGCTTCCAAAAGCCAGAATCGCTGTGAAAATTCAGAACAACAGATGTTTTGTAATCAGGTTTGCAACTGCAGTAACCTGACAGCAAATGATGTCATTGGTGCAGACCCATCTTTTAATTTTCCTGTTTATTCAGCTGTATATGCCATCGCTCATGCCTTACACAATGTCTTGCGATGTGGATCAGGCAGATGTGATGGCAATATCACAGTGTTTCCATACATG GTTCTAGCCGAGctgaaaaagtcaaactttaCACTTCTAAATCGGAGTATTGAGTTTGATGAAAATGGTGACCCCAAGCATGGATCCTATTCTATACTCTTCTGGAACTATAGTGGTGATGCAGAGGTGGTCGGTTTTTATAAATTTCGCCCAGCGTTACAGTTcttcatcaacaacagcaaaattcAGTGGTACACAAAGGACAAA GTGCCTACTTCAGTGTGCTCCCAGGAATGTCCTATAGGACATGCAAAAAAGTATGATGGAATCCATGAGTGCTGCTTCAAGTGTGAAATCTGTCCAAATGGAACTTATGTCAACAGCTCAG AGGATCCCTACAAATGCTTCAAATGTAAGGAGACAGAGTGGTCTGCAGAAGGAAGCACATCATGCAGTCTGCGGGTGGTGGAGTACATCCCATTCACAGACAGTGGAGCTATAGTGATCATGGTGTTGGCCTGGGTCTTGGTGGGTCTCACAGCAGCCATGTCTGTTCTCTTTGCCATCAACTACAACACACCTATTGTCAGATCTGCTGGGGGACCAATGTGCTTCTTAATTTTAGGCTGCCTCAGTCTGTGTAGTATCAGTGTCTTCTTTTACTTTGATAAGCCAACAGCTTCCTTTTGTGTCTTAAGGTtcttgccatttcttttgttctaCACTGTTTGTCTGGCATGTTTTGTTGTGCGTTCTTTTcaaattgtttgcattttcaaaatagcTGCCAAGTTCCCCAAGCTCCACATTTGGTGGAGGAAATATCATGGACAGTGGCTGGTCATCACTGTGGCATTTGGCACTCAGGCGCTCTTGCTTCTTATCGGCTATTCTTGTGCCCCACCCAAGCCCTACAATGAAACTGTTTGGTACCCAGACAAAATAATACTTAGTTGTGACATTACTCTCAAAGCCACCTCTAGTCCTGTGGTTTTACTTTTGTCCTTGTGCTGcttttgcttcattttctccTACATGGGAAAAGATCTCCCAAAAAATTATAATGAGGCCAAAGCAATAACCTTctgcctgctcctgctgatcCTCACCTGGATCATCTTTGCCACTGTACATGTACTTTACCGTGGAAAGTACATTGAAACTTTTAACGCTTTGGCAGTACTCTCCAGTCTCTACTCCTTTCTGTTGTGGTATTTCTTCCCAAAAtgttacatcatcatttttcaaTCATACAAAAACACCCAGCAGTACTTCCAAGGTATCATTCAGGATTATACCAAAACAATTAGCCAGTAG
- the LOC119022322 gene encoding taste receptor type 1 member 2-like, whose translation MSISLLLLFYQVSYGAASSAFTKKLKYPSFLRTVHSNKEIIGVIVEIILHFRWRWVAFLNSDNDFGKDGLELFIKRIENTNICLAYTKSINDNTNAFQMFEQIQAQKISVIIVFTTKLTAEALIESAIQINITDKVWVAGDTWSLNERLPKVKGIKNIGTVIGVSQPVVTIPGFNDFISASKSQTQCEKKEQNRFCNQDCNCSSLTPEDILAVDPSFSFPVYSAVYAIAHALHNTLQCGSGRCDGNITVYPYMVSIQIQ comes from the coding sequence ATGTcaatttctttattattattattctatcaGGTCAGTTATGGCGCTGCTTCCTCTGCCTTTacaaagaaactgaaatatCCTTCTTTCCTACGAACTGTGCATTCCAATAAAGAAATCATAGGAGTGATTGTTGAGATCATTCTGCACTTCAGATGGCGCTGGGTTGCTTTCCTTAACAGTGACAATGATTTTGGCAAAGATGGCCTGGAACTGTTCATAAAGAGGATTGAGAACACTAACATCTGCCTAGCGTACACTAAAAGCATCAACGATAATACAAATGCTTTCCAAATGTTCGAACAAATACAGGCACAGAAGATCAGtgtcattattgtttttactACAAAATTGACTGCTGAAGCCCTCATTGAGTCAGCAATACAAATTAATATCACAGACAAGGTGTGGGTAGCTGGGGACACATGGTCCTTAAACGAAAGGCTCCCCAAGGTGAAAGGAATAAAAAACATTGGAACTGTAATTGGCGTGTCTCAGCCAGTTGTGACAATACCTGGTTTCAatgatttcatctctgcttccAAAAGCCAGActcaatgtgaaaaaaaagaacagaatagGTTTTGTAATCAGGATTGCAACTGCAGTAGCCTGACCCCAGAAGATATCCTTGCTGTGGatccatctttctcttttcctgtctaTTCTGCTGTATATGCCATCGCTCATGCCTTACACAACACACTGCAATGTGGATCTGGCAGATGTGATGGAAATATTACAGTGTACCCATATATGGTAAGTATACAGattcagtaa